The following are encoded in a window of Gossypium raimondii isolate GPD5lz chromosome 13, ASM2569854v1, whole genome shotgun sequence genomic DNA:
- the LOC105782943 gene encoding uncharacterized protein LOC105782943, giving the protein MYVTRPLSLYRKSPNALEDEPPAEGPYSGYLVITDEEAEEQDTFCFGAIKRKAVEKLPFPQDKMLNVVHSSEVEETMVTRVWFIPVLDQPLSSNHYYVIRAKGRYKGLACTSSREIDTKLCCFFNNGVSDAKPKPFDHRNVYQQFKIHRHHRHSFFAKSTATDSVPPKFLRRNGWELRISLSYRLQLNQALGLDSSLRKRLPSFDFPMYNKKSPSVVIGQWYCPFIFIREESRLRRQMKKSLFYMMTLEQWWQQIHSCDKVNDEQTEVKMSKIVKREFISVNGMLGEREDTVGQGGFWWFKTLPRNDGRKSSSVGLSLAIMEKMKWLQEEGGWYKGDESEVRVEREEETRSEESGGWRRYACYMLVESFHLRRMDGSLVLRSDFRHTQKIRSKWE; this is encoded by the exons ATGTATGTAACAAGGCCCCTTTCTTTATACAGGAAATCGCCAAATGCCCTTGAAGATGAACCACCTGCAGAAGGCCCTTATTCAGGTTATTTAGTGATTACAGATGAAGAGGCTGAGGAACAAGACACCTTCTGTTTCGGGGCTATTAAGAGGAAGGCTGTTGAAAAGCTGCCTTTCCCACAAGACAAGATGTTGAATGTTGTTCATTCATCGGAGGTTGAGGAAACTATGGTCACTAGGGTCTGGTTTATTCCTGTTCTTGATCAGCCTCTTTCTTCTAATCACTACTATGTTATTCGAGCCAAAGGCAGATACAAAGG GCTAGCATGTACAAGTTCAAGGGAGATAGATACCAAACTATGTTGTTTCTTCAATAATGGTGTAAGTGATGCAAAACCAAAACCATTTGATCACCGAAACGTATATCAACAGTTCAAGATCCATCGTCACCATAGGCACAGCTTCTTCGCTAAATCCACCGCTACAGATTCAgtcccaccaaaatttttaagGAGAAATGGATGGGAACTTCGTATCTCGCTCTCATACAGGTTACAACTAAACCAAGCACTAGGCCTCGACTCATCTCTCCGAAAACGCCTCCCCAGTTTCGATTTCCCCATGTACAACAAGAAGTCACCTTCAGTTGTCATCGGACAATGGTACTGTCCCTTCATATTTATAAGGGAAGAGTCGAGACTAAGGCGACAAATGAAGAAATCACTGTTCTACATGATGACACTGGAGCAATGGTGGCAACAGATTCATTCATGCGACAAAGTGAACGATGAACAAACTGAGGTGAAGATGAGTAAAATCGTGAAAAGGGAATTCATTTCTGTGAATGGTATGCTTGGTGAGAGAGAAGACACGGTTGGGCAAGGAGGGTTTTGGTGGTTCAAAACTTTACCGAGAAACGATGGCCGAAAGAGCAGCAGTGTTGGGTTGAGTTTAGCTATAATGGAGAAAATGAAATGGTTACAAGAGGAAGGAGGATGGTATAAAGGAGATGAAAGTGAAGTGAGGGttgaaagagaagaagaaacaaGAAGTGAAGAAAGTGGTGGGTGGAGAAGATATGCTTGTTATATGCTGGTGGAGAGCTTTCATTTGAGAAGAATGGATGGGAGTTTGGTGCTAAGAAGTGATTTTAGGCATACTCAAAAGATTCGATCTAAATGGGAATGA
- the LOC105782942 gene encoding uncharacterized protein LOC105782942, translating into MGTPAESKRRVAFVLIDGLGDVSIPKFGCKTPLQAANVPNLDAIASAGVNGLMDPVEVGLGCGSDTAHLSLLGYDPRVYYRGRGAFESMGAGLAMSPGDIAFKSNFATLDEKTGIVTSRRADRHFEEEGPILCGALDRMKLPSFPEYEVRVRYATEHRCGVVVKGPRLSGNISGTDPLKDNRLLLEAKALDDTDEARHTAAVVNELSREISRILVSHPLNAKRLAEGKNIANIVLLRGCGIRIEVPPFQKKHDLWPCMVAPTKIIAGLGLSLDINILEAPGATGEYRTLLTSKATAIAKALSAPLQTCPNVFVPGEDEHKPGRSDGYDFGFLHIKAIDDAGHDKATVFKVKGLEAVDQAIGQLAKLMWQAESTGNFQYFICVTGDHSTPVEYGDHSFEPVPFAICRLKDFVGAIGGESVILETSLDTFPLPTVKVGEDLNEDIALGKGRNCKQVESLSGDSVFEFNEIAAARGALGRFPGGEMMGIIKRFLKLSA; encoded by the exons ATGGGCACTCCTGCCGAGTCAAAGAGAAGAGTGGCATTCGTGTTGATCGATGGATTGGGGGATGTATCAATACCGAAGTTTGGGTGTAAGACTCCTCTGCAGGCTGCAAATGTTCCAAACTTGGATGCCATAGCATCAGCTGGAGTTAATGGCCTCATGGATCCTGTGGAAGTAGGTTTGGGTTGTGGGAGTGACACTGCTCACCTTTCGCTGTTGGGCTATGACCCCAGAGTATATTACCGAGGACGTGGTGCATTTGAGTCCATGGGGGCTGGATTGGCGATGTCACCCGGAGATATTGCATTCAAG TCAAATTTTGCAACTTTGGATGAGAAAACTGGCATAGTTACGAGTAGGAGAGCTGACAGGCATTTTGAAGAAGAGGGGCCTATCCTTTGTGGTGCCCTGGATAGAATGAAGCTTCCATCTTTTCCCGAGTATGAAGTCAGAGTCAG GTATGCAACAGAACATCGTTGCGGAGTTGTTGTTAAAGGGCCAAGACTCAGTGGAAATATATCAGGAACTGACCCATTGAAGGACAACCGCTTACTTCTGGAAGCCAAAGCTTTAGATGACACAGATGAAGCAAGACACACGGCTGCAGTTGTTAACGAGTTATCCAGGGAGATTTCGAGGATACTGGTGTCTCACCCGTTGAATGCAAAAAGATTAGCAGAAGGGAAGAACATTGCTAACATCGTCCTTCTAAGAGGCTGTGGTATTCGAATCGAG GTTCCTCcatttcaaaagaaacatgaCTTGTGGCCTTGCATGGTGGCACCCACGAAAATTATTGCAGGATTGGGCCTATCACTTGATATCAATATCCTAGAAGCTCCTGGTGCAACTGGGGAATATCGAACACTTTTAACTTCAAAAGCAACTGCCATAGCTAAGGCTCTTTCTGCTCCTTTACAGACTTGTCCTAATGTCTTTGTTCCAGGGGAGGATGAGCACAAGCCTGGCAGATCAGATGGCTATGATTTTGGATTTCTCCATATTAAG GCAATAGATGATGCAGGTCATGATAAGGCAACTGTTTTCAAAGTAAAAGGATTAGAAGCTGTAGATCAAGCTATAGGGCAGCTGGCTAAGCTCATGTGGCAGGCTGAGTCAACCGGAaactttcaatattttatttgcgTCACCGGTGACCACTCTACACCTGTTGAATATGGAGATCACAGTTTTGAACCAGTTCCATTTGCAATATGCCGGTTGAAAGATTTTGTGGGTGCCATTGGTGGGGAGTCTGTTATTTTGGAAACTTCTCTTGATACTTTTCCTCTTCCAACCGTTAAGGTGGGTGAAGACCTAAATGAAGACATTGCTTTAGGAAAAGGGAGAAATTGCAAGCAAGTTGAATCATTATCTGGTGATTCAGTTTTCGAGTTTAACGAGATTGCTGCAGCGAGGGGTGCTCTTGGACGGTTTCCGGGTGGAGAGATGATGGGAATTATAAAGAGATTTCTTAAATTAAGTGCTTGA